A window of the Bradyrhizobium diazoefficiens genome harbors these coding sequences:
- the polA gene encoding DNA polymerase I — protein MPKTSPKTSPKTAANADTKGAAPNAADTKPAAAPAAAKPVAAKAAGKGDHVFLVDGSGYIFRAYHALPPLNRKSDGLQVNAVLGFCNMLWKLLREMPEDNRPTHLAIVFDKSEVTFRNKIYPEYKAHRAPAPDDLIPQFALIREAVRAFDLPCLEQVGFEADDLIATYVRQACVRGATATIVSSDKDLMQLVTDCVTMYDTMKDRRIGIPEVIEKFGVPPEKVVEVQALAGDSTDNVPGVPGIGIKTAAQLIVEYGDLEQLLFRATEIKQPKRREALIENAEKARISRQLVLLDDKVDLEVPLDDLAVHEPDARKLIAFLKAMEFTTLTRRVADYSQIDLASVDADPGYASGASVFSPLPPSDVVPAPGAGTPAQARPGERNTSASKEDKAASPKGAPVSLAAAREETLRKLPVDRSKYQAIKSLKELNAFIARIHDAGHVAIEIRGNSIDPMQGDFCGIALALAPNEACYVPLAHKQSGGGAGLFDAGLAPDQVKHEDAIQALRPVLESTGILKIGFDVKFAAVMLAQHGITLRNADDAQLISYVLDAGRGSHALESLSERWFGHAMLKESELLGSGKGKITFDQVPIDKAAPLSAEGADMALRVWRVLKPRLVAEHMTTVYETLERPLVSVLARMERRGISIDRQVLSRLSGDFAQTAARVEAEIQEIAGEPVNVGSPKQIGDILFGKMGLPGGTKTKTGAWSTTAQVLDELAEQGHDFPKKILEWRQVSKLKSTYTDALPTYVNPQTHRVHTTYALAATTTGRLSSNEPNLQNIPVRTEDGRKIRRAFIATLGHKLVSADYSQIELRLLAEIADIPVLKQAFRDGLDIHAMTASEMFGVPIKGMPSEIRRRAKAINFGIIYGISAFGLANQLGIAREEASAYIKKYFERFPGIRAYMDETRDFCRSHGYVTTLFGRKCHYPDIKASNASVRAFNERAAINARLQGTAADIIRRAMTRVEDALAEKKLSAQMLLQVHDELIFEVPDAEVEKTLPVVQHVMQDAPFPAVLLSVPLHVDARAANNWDEAH, from the coding sequence ATGCCCAAAACCTCACCAAAGACATCCCCGAAGACCGCCGCCAACGCTGACACCAAGGGTGCTGCGCCCAACGCTGCAGACACCAAGCCCGCCGCTGCGCCAGCTGCTGCCAAACCGGTCGCGGCGAAGGCGGCAGGAAAAGGCGACCATGTCTTCCTGGTCGATGGTTCCGGCTACATCTTCCGCGCCTATCACGCGCTGCCGCCGCTGAACCGCAAGTCCGACGGCCTGCAGGTCAATGCCGTGCTGGGCTTCTGCAACATGCTGTGGAAGCTCTTGCGCGAGATGCCGGAGGACAACCGGCCGACGCATCTCGCGATCGTGTTCGACAAGTCGGAGGTCACCTTCCGCAACAAGATCTATCCCGAATACAAGGCGCATCGGGCGCCGGCGCCGGACGATCTGATCCCGCAATTCGCGCTGATCCGTGAAGCCGTGCGCGCCTTCGACCTGCCCTGCCTGGAACAGGTGGGCTTCGAGGCCGACGATCTGATCGCGACCTATGTGCGGCAGGCCTGCGTGCGCGGCGCGACCGCGACCATCGTCTCCTCCGACAAGGATCTGATGCAGCTCGTCACCGATTGCGTCACCATGTACGACACCATGAAGGATCGCCGCATCGGCATCCCCGAGGTGATCGAGAAGTTCGGCGTGCCGCCGGAGAAGGTGGTGGAAGTGCAGGCGCTGGCCGGCGATTCCACCGACAACGTGCCTGGAGTTCCCGGCATCGGCATCAAGACCGCGGCGCAGCTGATCGTCGAATATGGCGATCTTGAACAATTGTTGTTCCGCGCCACCGAGATCAAGCAGCCGAAGCGCCGCGAGGCGCTGATCGAGAATGCCGAGAAGGCGCGGATCTCACGCCAGCTCGTGCTGCTCGACGACAAGGTCGATCTCGAAGTGCCACTGGACGATCTCGCCGTCCACGAGCCTGACGCGCGAAAACTGATCGCCTTCCTGAAGGCGATGGAATTCACCACGCTGACGCGCCGCGTCGCCGACTATTCGCAGATCGACCTTGCCAGCGTCGATGCAGATCCCGGCTATGCGAGCGGTGCCAGCGTATTCTCGCCGCTGCCGCCCTCGGACGTCGTACCCGCGCCAGGAGCGGGCACACCGGCACAAGCCCGGCCGGGCGAGCGCAACACATCTGCGAGCAAGGAAGACAAGGCCGCCAGTCCGAAAGGCGCACCGGTCTCACTCGCCGCAGCGCGCGAAGAGACGCTGCGCAAGCTGCCGGTCGATCGCAGCAAATATCAGGCGATCAAGTCGCTGAAAGAGCTCAACGCCTTCATCGCACGCATCCATGATGCCGGCCACGTTGCGATCGAGATCCGAGGAAACTCGATCGATCCGATGCAGGGCGATTTCTGCGGCATCGCGCTGGCCCTGGCACCGAACGAGGCCTGCTACGTGCCGCTGGCGCACAAGCAGTCCGGCGGCGGCGCCGGCCTGTTCGACGCGGGCCTTGCGCCGGATCAGGTCAAGCACGAAGACGCGATTCAGGCGCTGCGGCCCGTGCTGGAATCGACGGGTATTCTCAAAATCGGCTTCGACGTCAAATTTGCCGCCGTGATGCTGGCGCAGCACGGCATCACCCTGCGCAATGCCGACGATGCGCAGCTGATCTCTTATGTGCTCGACGCCGGGCGCGGCTCGCACGCGTTGGAATCGCTGTCCGAGCGCTGGTTCGGCCATGCCATGCTGAAGGAGAGCGAGCTGCTCGGCAGCGGCAAGGGCAAGATCACCTTCGACCAGGTGCCGATCGACAAGGCGGCACCATTGTCGGCCGAAGGCGCCGACATGGCGCTGCGCGTCTGGCGCGTGCTGAAGCCGCGCCTCGTCGCCGAGCACATGACCACGGTCTACGAGACGCTGGAGCGGCCGCTGGTCTCCGTGCTGGCACGGATGGAACGGCGCGGCATCTCGATCGACCGCCAAGTCTTGTCGCGCCTCTCCGGCGACTTTGCGCAGACCGCAGCGCGCGTCGAAGCCGAGATCCAGGAGATCGCCGGCGAACCCGTCAATGTCGGCAGCCCCAAGCAGATCGGCGACATCCTGTTCGGCAAGATGGGATTGCCCGGCGGCACCAAGACAAAGACCGGCGCGTGGTCGACCACCGCGCAGGTGCTCGACGAGCTCGCCGAGCAGGGTCACGACTTCCCGAAGAAGATTCTGGAGTGGCGCCAGGTCTCGAAGCTGAAATCGACCTACACCGACGCGCTGCCGACCTATGTCAATCCGCAGACCCATCGCGTGCACACGACCTACGCGCTGGCGGCGACCACGACGGGGCGGCTGTCATCGAACGAGCCGAACTTGCAGAACATCCCGGTGCGCACCGAGGACGGTCGCAAGATACGTCGCGCCTTCATCGCGACGCTGGGACACAAGCTGGTCTCCGCCGACTATTCGCAGATCGAGCTGCGCCTGCTGGCCGAGATCGCCGACATTCCCGTGCTGAAGCAGGCGTTCCGCGATGGGCTCGACATTCACGCGATGACGGCCTCGGAAATGTTCGGCGTGCCGATCAAGGGCATGCCGAGCGAGATTCGCCGCCGTGCCAAGGCGATCAATTTCGGCATCATCTACGGCATCTCGGCGTTCGGCCTCGCCAACCAGCTCGGCATCGCCCGTGAGGAGGCGTCGGCCTACATCAAGAAGTATTTTGAGCGCTTCCCCGGCATCCGCGCCTATATGGACGAGACGCGGGATTTCTGCAGGAGCCACGGCTATGTCACTACGCTGTTCGGCCGCAAGTGCCACTATCCTGATATCAAGGCCTCCAACGCCTCGGTGCGCGCCTTCAACGAGCGTGCCGCGATCAACGCGCGGCTTCAGGGCACCGCCGCCGACATCATCCGCCGCGCCATGACGCGCGTGGAGGATGCGCTGGCCGAGAAGAAGCTCTCGGCGCAGATGCTGCTGCAGGTGCATGACGAATTGATCTTCGAGGTGCCGGACGCGGAAGTCGAGAAGACGCTTCCTGTCGTGCAGCACGTGATGCAGGACGCGCCGTTCCCGGCCGTGCTGCTGTCGGTGCCGCTGCATGTGGATGCGCGCGCGGCTAATAATTGGGACGAGGCGCACTGA
- a CDS encoding NADPH-dependent FMN reductase: MKIAAISGSLRAGSSNTAVLRAAARLAPAGVDVILFEGIADLPFFNPDLDGDDVPAPVRAMRELIGRVDGLLISSPEYARGVAGVLKNALDWLVGSHEFPSKPVALINTSPRATHALAALTLTLETMSARLDTEACVTLPLLGGAWDEHGIAADPALAELIRSAMERFVTFISTVRSEA; the protein is encoded by the coding sequence ATGAAGATCGCCGCCATCTCCGGCAGCCTGCGGGCGGGGTCTAGCAATACCGCAGTACTCCGGGCAGCAGCGCGGCTCGCGCCTGCCGGTGTTGACGTGATCCTGTTCGAGGGAATTGCAGACCTGCCCTTTTTCAATCCGGATCTGGATGGCGATGATGTGCCTGCGCCGGTCCGCGCGATGCGCGAGCTGATCGGACGCGTCGACGGCCTCCTGATCTCGAGCCCCGAATATGCCCGCGGTGTCGCCGGCGTGCTAAAGAACGCGCTCGACTGGCTTGTCGGCAGCCACGAATTTCCGAGCAAGCCGGTTGCGCTGATCAACACGTCACCGCGCGCGACGCACGCGCTGGCCGCCCTGACGCTGACGCTCGAGACGATGTCCGCCCGGCTCGACACGGAGGCCTGCGTGACGCTGCCGCTGCTCGGCGGCGCTTGGGACGAGCATGGCATCGCTGCCGATCCTGCGCTGGCAGAGCTGATACGTTCGGCGATGGAGCGTTTCGTAACATTTATCAGTACCGTACGATCTGAGGCGTAG
- a CDS encoding LysE family translocator encodes MPHTSALLGFALVCLGLVLTPGPNMIYLISRSITQGPAAGIVSLGGVALGFVFYMLCAAFGITALLLAIPFAYDALRFAGAGYMLWLAWQAVKPGGRSPFQVRKLAIDSPRKLFAMGLVTNLLNPKIAMLYLALLPQFIDPTAGSVLTQSVVLGAIQIAISVSVNAMIALGAGSIALFLASRPSWMLVQRWLMGTALAGLAVRMAVEARKV; translated from the coding sequence ATGCCCCATACCTCTGCCTTGCTCGGCTTCGCCCTCGTCTGTCTTGGTCTCGTGCTCACGCCCGGGCCGAACATGATCTATCTGATCTCGCGCTCGATCACGCAGGGGCCGGCGGCCGGCATCGTCTCGCTCGGCGGCGTGGCGCTCGGCTTCGTGTTCTACATGCTGTGCGCGGCGTTCGGCATCACGGCGCTGCTGCTCGCGATTCCCTTTGCTTATGACGCGCTGCGCTTTGCCGGCGCCGGCTACATGCTTTGGCTCGCCTGGCAGGCGGTGAAGCCAGGCGGACGCTCTCCGTTCCAGGTGAGGAAGCTCGCAATCGACAGCCCGCGCAAATTGTTCGCGATGGGACTCGTCACCAATTTGCTCAACCCGAAGATCGCGATGCTGTATCTGGCGCTGCTGCCGCAATTCATCGATCCCACCGCCGGCAGCGTGCTGACGCAGTCGGTGGTGCTGGGCGCGATCCAGATCGCGATCAGCGTCAGTGTCAACGCGATGATCGCGCTCGGAGCCGGATCGATCGCGCTGTTCCTGGCGAGCCGGCCGAGCTGGATGCTGGTGCAGCGCTGGTTGATGGGCACCGCGCTCGCCGGGCTTGCGGTGCGGATGGCGGTGGAGGCGCGGAAGGTGTGA
- a CDS encoding glutathione S-transferase family protein, giving the protein MTIELHTWNTPNGRKISVALEEMGLPYKVVPVNITKGEQMAPGFLKLSPNNKIPAILDPEGPDGKPVSIFESGAILLYLGEKTGKFLPKSLRERIPVYEWLMWQMGGFGPMPGQVHHFIALENEQDRAYGLKRYMAETRRLYAVLDRRLEARDFVAGDLSVADFAILGWAWRHPRHKVELADFPNVKRWYDALMARPAVKRGMDAKLD; this is encoded by the coding sequence ATGACCATCGAGCTGCACACCTGGAACACGCCGAACGGCCGCAAAATCTCCGTCGCGCTGGAGGAAATGGGGCTGCCCTACAAGGTGGTCCCGGTGAACATCACCAAGGGCGAGCAGATGGCGCCGGGGTTCCTCAAGCTCTCCCCCAACAACAAGATCCCCGCGATCCTCGACCCCGAGGGGCCGGACGGCAAGCCCGTCAGCATCTTCGAGTCCGGTGCGATCCTGCTCTATCTCGGCGAAAAGACCGGCAAATTCCTGCCGAAATCGCTTCGCGAGCGCATTCCCGTCTATGAATGGTTGATGTGGCAGATGGGCGGTTTCGGGCCGATGCCAGGCCAGGTGCACCATTTCATCGCGCTCGAGAACGAGCAGGACCGCGCCTATGGCCTGAAGCGTTACATGGCCGAGACCCGCCGGCTCTACGCCGTGCTGGACCGCCGCTTAGAGGCCCGCGATTTCGTCGCCGGCGATCTTTCGGTCGCCGATTTCGCCATTCTGGGCTGGGCCTGGCGGCATCCTCGCCACAAGGTGGAGCTCGCCGATTTCCCCAACGTCAAGCGCTGGTACGACGCGCTGATGGCCCGCCCGGCGGTGAAGCGCGGCATGGACGCGAAGCTGGATTGA
- the pyrE gene encoding orotate phosphoribosyltransferase, which yields MSKSASRARLFEIIRRRSFGRGEVTLASGRKSDFYFNLKPTMLDPEGATLLAELTYETLKDDNLDFIGGLEMGAVPLAGALAQISWIKGHPIAAFFVRKKPKEHGAKLAIEGLPRGETLDGKRVVIVEDVTTTGGSAMKAVESVRETGAEVVLVLTMVDREEGADDTFGAAGLPFRSLYKASEFLKA from the coding sequence GTGTCGAAATCAGCCTCCCGCGCCCGCCTGTTCGAAATCATCCGCCGCCGCTCCTTCGGGCGCGGCGAGGTGACGCTCGCGTCTGGCCGCAAGAGCGATTTCTATTTCAATCTCAAGCCGACCATGCTGGACCCGGAGGGCGCGACGCTGCTGGCCGAGCTGACCTATGAGACGCTGAAGGACGACAACCTCGATTTCATCGGCGGCCTCGAGATGGGCGCGGTGCCGCTGGCCGGTGCGCTGGCGCAGATCTCCTGGATCAAGGGCCATCCGATCGCGGCCTTCTTCGTGCGCAAGAAGCCGAAGGAGCATGGCGCCAAGCTCGCGATCGAAGGCCTGCCAAGGGGCGAGACGCTCGACGGCAAGCGCGTCGTGATCGTCGAGGACGTCACCACCACCGGCGGCTCGGCGATGAAGGCTGTGGAATCCGTGCGCGAGACCGGCGCCGAAGTGGTGCTGGTGCTGACCATGGTCGACCGCGAGGAAGGCGCCGACGACACCTTCGGTGCTGCCGGCCTGCCGTTCCGCTCGCTGTACAAGGCGTCGGAGTTTTTGAAGGCGTAA
- a CDS encoding DUF2865 domain-containing protein: MLVAATLAAPLLAAPAPVAAEGLFDFLFGGAQQRPQRDVPQANSYVDPFASQQNPAIQPQYVPPTRSAAAGGSGPAFCVRSCDGKYFPLMRGVASPAQMCQAFCPASTTKIFFGSSIDSAYSQTGERYADSENAFAYRRALRADCTCNGREPAGLAPVDLTLDSSLKAGDVIATSDGLVAYTGVRLGMEQTAEFTPVASYPGLTAQVRARLGEMKVAPVRAETVAADAPAAEIARETLPDVTVPKTPAKSAKRAGLD; encoded by the coding sequence ATGCTCGTGGCCGCCACCCTTGCAGCACCGCTGCTTGCAGCTCCGGCCCCGGTTGCGGCCGAAGGCCTGTTCGACTTCCTCTTCGGCGGCGCCCAGCAGCGCCCGCAGCGCGACGTGCCGCAGGCGAACTCCTACGTCGATCCCTTCGCCAGTCAGCAAAACCCGGCCATACAGCCGCAATATGTGCCACCCACCCGCTCGGCGGCGGCCGGCGGCTCCGGCCCGGCGTTCTGCGTGCGCAGTTGCGACGGCAAATATTTTCCGCTGATGCGCGGCGTCGCTTCACCGGCGCAGATGTGTCAGGCTTTCTGTCCTGCCAGCACGACCAAAATCTTTTTCGGCTCCTCGATCGACAGCGCCTATAGCCAGACCGGCGAGCGCTATGCCGACAGCGAGAATGCCTTCGCCTACCGCAGGGCGCTGCGCGCCGATTGTACCTGCAACGGCCGCGAGCCGGCCGGGCTCGCTCCGGTCGATTTGACGCTGGACAGTTCGCTGAAGGCCGGCGACGTCATCGCCACCTCCGATGGCCTCGTTGCCTATACCGGCGTCCGCCTCGGCATGGAGCAAACCGCGGAGTTCACCCCGGTCGCCTCCTATCCCGGCCTCACCGCGCAGGTCCGCGCCCGGCTCGGCGAGATGAAGGTGGCCCCGGTGCGCGCGGAAACGGTGGCGGCAGACGCACCGGCAGCCGAAATCGCGCGCGAGACGCTGCCTGACGTGACGGTGCCGAAGACGCCGGCGAAGTCGGCGAAGCGCGCGGGTTTGGATTGA
- a CDS encoding GIY-YIG nuclease family protein yields MNAPAAYYVYILASRRYGTLYIGVCNDISNRLTLHRSGRGSKFVKKYGVTRLVYVETFASPSEAIAREKALKEWQRDWKIRLIEQGNPDWRDLSHLI; encoded by the coding sequence ATGAATGCACCCGCCGCGTACTATGTTTACATTCTCGCGAGCCGGCGCTACGGCACGCTTTACATCGGCGTCTGCAATGACATCAGCAACCGGCTCACATTGCATCGCTCGGGACGAGGCTCGAAGTTCGTCAAGAAGTATGGCGTGACACGGCTGGTCTACGTCGAGACGTTTGCATCGCCATCTGAAGCGATCGCACGCGAGAAAGCATTGAAGGAATGGCAACGCGACTGGAAAATCCGCCTGATTGAGCAGGGAAATCCAGATTGGCGCGATCTCTCACATCTCATCTGA
- a CDS encoding glycogen/starch/alpha-glucan phosphorylase, with protein sequence MQDQSFQPNFPTPGQPIDELALSEIKGAILAKLRLAIGKDAGMATRHDWYQAAALALRDRIVHRWLSAEKRSYDAGRKRVYYLSLEFLIGRLFTDALNNMGLLNIFEVALGDLGVSLPELRKCEPDAALGNGGLGRLAACFMESMATLSIPAIGYGIRYDYGLFRQIINQGWQQEYPDEWLGFGNPWELQRPEVIYDINFGGGVEHVDDKGRDRAIWHASETVQAIAYDTPIVGWRGQHVNALRLWSARSPDPLKLDAFNKGDYVSASAEQSRAEAICKFLYPNDESPAGRELRLRQEYFFVSASLQDLIKRHLASDGQLRSLSSKVAVQLNDTHPSLAVTELMRILVDLHNFRWDEAWKITVATLSYTNHTLLPEALETWPVELFERLLPRHLEIIYRINVQHLALAEARAPGDIDFRASVSLIDEKSGRRVRMGQLAFVGSHRINGVSAMHSDLMRETVFHDLNHLYPGRITNKTNGITFRRWLMLANPKLTDLLRETCGEAVLDDPTQLSLIEARASDVEFQKKFRSVKLHNKTALARLIGERIGIKVDPTALFDVQIKRIHEYKRQLLNVVETVALYQSIKDDPNGNWVPRVKIFAGKAAASYRYAKLIIKLINDVAEVVNNDPAIGGRLKVVFLPDYNVSLAEIIIPAADLSEQISTAGMEASGTGNMKLALNGAITIGTLDGANIEIRDQVGAENIAIFGMEAGDVMIRRKQGLDASDAVRKSPKLQRAINAIGTGEFSPGDPGRFESIAHALRYLDHYMVSADFDSYYEAQRAVDARWQVAPAWTRASILNVARMAWFSSDRTIREYAEEIWNVPVNPITPPFQMAEDLHDAAS encoded by the coding sequence TTGCAAGATCAATCGTTCCAGCCAAATTTCCCCACCCCCGGTCAGCCCATCGACGAACTCGCGTTGTCGGAGATCAAGGGCGCGATCCTGGCGAAGCTGCGCCTTGCCATTGGCAAGGATGCCGGCATGGCGACCAGGCATGACTGGTACCAGGCCGCGGCGCTCGCACTGCGCGACCGCATCGTGCATCGCTGGCTCTCGGCCGAGAAGCGCAGCTACGACGCAGGCCGCAAGCGCGTCTATTATCTCTCGCTCGAATTCCTGATCGGCCGCCTCTTCACCGACGCGCTCAACAACATGGGCCTCTTGAATATCTTCGAGGTCGCGCTCGGCGATCTCGGCGTGTCGCTGCCTGAGCTGCGCAAATGCGAGCCGGACGCGGCGCTCGGCAATGGCGGCCTCGGCCGCCTCGCCGCCTGCTTCATGGAGAGCATGGCGACACTGTCGATTCCCGCGATCGGCTACGGAATCCGCTACGATTACGGCCTGTTTCGCCAGATCATCAACCAGGGCTGGCAGCAGGAATATCCGGACGAATGGCTCGGCTTCGGCAACCCCTGGGAATTGCAACGGCCGGAAGTGATCTACGACATCAATTTCGGCGGCGGCGTCGAGCATGTCGATGACAAGGGCCGCGACCGCGCGATCTGGCACGCGAGCGAGACGGTGCAGGCGATCGCTTATGACACGCCGATCGTCGGCTGGCGCGGCCAGCACGTCAACGCGCTGCGGCTGTGGTCGGCACGCTCGCCCGATCCGCTCAAGCTCGATGCCTTCAACAAGGGCGACTATGTCAGCGCCAGCGCCGAGCAGTCGCGCGCCGAAGCGATCTGCAAATTTCTCTATCCGAACGACGAGAGCCCGGCGGGCCGCGAGCTGCGGCTGCGCCAGGAATATTTCTTCGTCTCGGCGTCGCTGCAGGATCTCATCAAGCGGCATCTCGCCTCCGACGGCCAGCTGCGCAGCCTGTCGTCCAAGGTCGCGGTGCAGCTCAACGACACCCATCCGAGCCTCGCCGTCACCGAGCTGATGCGCATCCTCGTCGACCTCCACAACTTCCGCTGGGACGAGGCGTGGAAGATCACGGTCGCGACGCTGTCCTACACCAATCATACGCTGCTGCCGGAAGCGCTGGAGACCTGGCCGGTCGAGCTGTTCGAGCGGCTGCTGCCGCGCCATCTCGAGATCATCTACCGCATCAACGTGCAGCATCTTGCGCTCGCCGAAGCGCGTGCCCCCGGTGATATCGACTTCCGCGCCTCGGTCTCGCTGATCGACGAGAAGAGTGGCCGCCGCGTCCGCATGGGCCAGCTCGCCTTCGTCGGCTCGCACCGCATCAACGGCGTCTCGGCGATGCATTCGGATCTGATGCGCGAGACTGTGTTTCACGATCTCAACCATCTCTATCCAGGCCGCATCACCAACAAGACCAACGGCATCACCTTCCGCCGCTGGCTAATGCTGGCGAACCCGAAGCTCACCGATCTCCTGCGCGAGACCTGCGGCGAGGCCGTGCTCGACGACCCGACCCAGCTCTCGCTGATCGAGGCCCGCGCCAGCGACGTCGAATTTCAGAAAAAATTCCGCAGCGTCAAGCTTCACAATAAGACCGCGCTGGCGCGCCTGATCGGCGAACGGATCGGCATCAAGGTCGACCCGACCGCACTGTTCGACGTGCAGATCAAGCGCATCCACGAATACAAGCGTCAGCTCCTCAACGTCGTCGAGACAGTCGCGCTGTATCAGTCGATCAAGGACGATCCCAACGGCAATTGGGTGCCGCGGGTGAAGATCTTTGCCGGCAAGGCTGCTGCGAGCTACCGCTACGCCAAGCTGATCATCAAGCTGATCAACGACGTCGCCGAGGTCGTCAACAACGATCCCGCTATCGGCGGCAGACTGAAGGTCGTCTTCCTGCCCGACTACAATGTCAGCCTCGCCGAGATCATCATCCCCGCGGCCGACCTCTCCGAGCAGATCTCGACCGCCGGCATGGAAGCCTCCGGCACCGGCAACATGAAGCTGGCGCTCAATGGCGCCATCACCATCGGCACGCTCGACGGCGCAAATATCGAGATCCGCGACCAGGTCGGCGCGGAGAACATCGCGATCTTCGGCATGGAGGCCGGCGACGTCATGATCCGACGCAAGCAGGGGTTAGATGCCTCCGACGCGGTCCGGAAGTCGCCAAAGCTCCAGCGCGCCATCAATGCGATCGGCACCGGCGAGTTCTCGCCCGGCGATCCCGGCCGCTTCGAATCCATCGCGCATGCGCTGCGCTATCTCGACCACTACATGGTCAGCGCCGATTTCGATTCCTATTACGAGGCGCAGCGTGCGGTCGACGCGCGATGGCAGGTGGCGCCGGCCTGGACCCGCGCCTCCATCCTCAACGTCGCGCGCATGGCGTGGTTCTCCTCCGACCGCACCATCCGCGAATACGCCGAGGAGATTTGGAACGTGCCGGTCAATCCGATCACGCCGCCATTCCAGATGGCAGAGGATCTGCACGACGCCGCGAGCTGA
- a CDS encoding acyl-CoA thioesterase, with protein MHAKLPHPFDDATRITAGDSSWQGHTSDDYWAFVGPFGGATAATILRALIEHPQRAGDPLALTVNYCAPIAKGPFDLDLRLVKANRSSQHWSVELSQGGGEVATLATAVFAERRPSWEHRVAQYPDTKPFEQTLPFPKIAASWANQYEFRFVEGEMRLGPPRPELASTYSKLWISDREPRRLDMLSLMSMSDAFFGRIFHARRELVPFGTVSLTTYFHTDAEELAAEDITRVLATADSKIMHKSYADQNAELWSPNGRLLATTTQIAYFKA; from the coding sequence ATGCACGCCAAGCTCCCGCACCCCTTCGACGACGCCACCCGCATCACCGCCGGTGACAGCAGCTGGCAGGGGCACACCAGCGATGACTACTGGGCCTTCGTCGGACCGTTCGGCGGCGCGACTGCGGCGACCATCCTGCGCGCGCTGATCGAGCATCCACAACGCGCCGGCGATCCGCTGGCGCTGACCGTCAATTACTGCGCACCGATCGCCAAGGGTCCGTTCGATCTCGACCTCCGGCTGGTGAAGGCCAACCGCTCTAGCCAGCACTGGAGCGTCGAACTGTCGCAGGGCGGCGGCGAGGTCGCTACGCTCGCCACCGCGGTATTCGCGGAGCGCCGGCCGTCCTGGGAGCACAGGGTGGCGCAATATCCGGATACAAAGCCGTTCGAACAGACGCTGCCATTTCCGAAGATCGCAGCGTCCTGGGCCAACCAGTACGAATTCCGCTTCGTCGAGGGCGAAATGCGGCTCGGCCCGCCGCGGCCAGAGCTCGCGAGCACTTACTCGAAGCTCTGGATCAGCGATCGCGAGCCGCGCAGGCTCGACATGCTGTCGCTGATGTCGATGTCGGACGCCTTCTTCGGCCGCATCTTCCACGCACGCCGCGAGCTGGTGCCATTCGGCACGGTGTCGCTGACGACCTATTTCCACACTGACGCGGAGGAGCTCGCAGCCGAAGATATTACGCGCGTGCTTGCGACCGCTGATTCGAAGATCATGCACAAGAGCTACGCCGACCAGAACGCTGAGTTGTGGTCGCCGAACGGCAGGCTGCTCGCGACGACGACGCAGATTGCGTATTTCAAGGCGTAA